A genome region from Chryseobacterium sp. G0186 includes the following:
- a CDS encoding YfhO family protein, with amino-acid sequence MAKNKNFIYIAISLVVFIVLAFLYSTPVFSGKQLFQHDIVQYRGGAKELLDYRANTGNETYWSDSMFGGMPTYQMGSQFKGDIIKKIDSNLNFLPRPVNYLFLLFAGFFLLGMVVVRNWKYALLGATFFGLSTYFYIIIAAGHNGKVNTIEYFAPLLAGILLVYIRKQYIWGFIVTTLFMGLQIAANHPQMTYYLFLALGFLFLSELIRTIQKKTPMKHFLISSGIIAASCIIGVGMNSQRIMANSEYIKETVRGKQILTNGSHTSGKSGMDKESMLMWSYGQLETLNLFIPRLMGGGSQEPEGKAMMNRVQELVQENVGSQAEMDRISKGFSGMTYWGDQPGTSGPAYQGAIVCFLALLGFFFAWKKYRYWILGASILTILLAWGSNFMPLSDFFIDFVPFYNKFRAPSSILVVVELLFPLIAIIGLYRFFTDEKLTEEYKQKILTYVSAGTLGLLLILLLFGKSLLGFYTENEKTYFPPFLLDYLVDERYKLFRIDAIKAFFYVAIAAAVLFLSLKKRLSQNIALVVIGVVSLFDLWTVNKRYLNDENYVDKIFAENPFQTESSDLLAEKVQGNPNLESILSNVNINKTLETIADKDKAHYRIYNQTLGVTSETNTSYFKASIGGYHAVKLRRYDDILNEYINTIDSIKTPNILNLLNAKYMVFGGPDQPQVVPNPKANGNAWFVSDLKFVDTPNEEIKTIGLIDNKKTAVIASSDKSYFSNKPVQADSTAFINLTKYQPNELEFKSQSKTPQLAVFSEVYYPHGWKVLVDEQEVPYIKADYLLRAVHVPAGNHHIRMVFEPEVIEKGKWLSLLSFGLFIALAAFGIFWMNKNKKKEALVEQNV; translated from the coding sequence ATGGCAAAAAATAAAAACTTTATTTATATTGCAATTTCATTAGTAGTATTTATAGTTTTAGCATTTTTATATTCCACCCCTGTATTTTCAGGAAAACAGCTTTTCCAGCATGACATTGTGCAGTACAGAGGCGGAGCAAAGGAACTACTCGATTACAGAGCCAATACAGGAAATGAAACCTATTGGAGCGACTCTATGTTTGGGGGAATGCCGACCTATCAGATGGGAAGCCAGTTTAAAGGTGACATCATTAAGAAAATCGACAGCAATCTAAATTTCCTGCCAAGGCCGGTAAATTATCTCTTCCTGCTTTTTGCAGGTTTTTTCCTTTTGGGAATGGTAGTGGTAAGAAACTGGAAATATGCTCTTTTAGGAGCCACTTTCTTCGGTCTTTCTACTTATTTCTATATCATTATTGCCGCGGGGCACAATGGAAAAGTAAATACCATTGAATATTTTGCCCCTCTTTTAGCCGGAATTTTATTGGTTTATATCCGAAAACAATACATCTGGGGGTTCATTGTTACTACCCTGTTTATGGGGCTTCAGATTGCGGCCAATCACCCGCAGATGACCTATTATCTGTTTCTGGCTTTAGGATTTTTATTCCTGTCTGAATTAATCAGGACGATTCAGAAAAAAACTCCGATGAAGCATTTCCTTATTTCATCAGGAATTATTGCTGCTTCTTGTATCATTGGAGTGGGAATGAACTCTCAAAGAATCATGGCTAACTCTGAATATATAAAGGAAACCGTTCGTGGAAAGCAGATTTTAACCAACGGCAGCCATACGTCAGGAAAATCCGGAATGGATAAGGAAAGCATGCTGATGTGGAGCTACGGTCAGCTTGAAACACTAAATCTTTTCATCCCAAGATTAATGGGTGGCGGAAGCCAGGAACCGGAAGGAAAGGCAATGATGAACAGAGTACAGGAGCTTGTACAGGAAAATGTAGGTTCTCAGGCTGAAATGGACAGAATTTCAAAAGGGTTCAGCGGAATGACCTATTGGGGTGACCAGCCGGGAACTTCAGGACCTGCCTATCAGGGAGCAATTGTATGTTTCCTAGCTTTATTAGGGTTCTTCTTCGCATGGAAAAAGTATCGTTACTGGATTCTGGGAGCTTCAATCTTAACCATTTTACTGGCCTGGGGAAGCAACTTTATGCCATTATCGGACTTCTTTATTGACTTCGTACCTTTTTACAACAAATTCAGGGCTCCTTCTTCAATCCTTGTGGTTGTGGAATTATTATTCCCTTTAATTGCAATTATAGGACTATACAGATTCTTCACAGACGAAAAACTGACAGAGGAATACAAGCAAAAAATCCTTACCTATGTAAGTGCAGGAACATTAGGATTACTATTGATTCTTTTATTATTCGGAAAATCATTACTAGGTTTTTATACAGAAAATGAAAAGACCTACTTCCCTCCTTTCCTACTGGATTATCTGGTAGACGAAAGATATAAACTGTTCAGAATAGATGCAATAAAGGCATTCTTTTATGTAGCCATTGCTGCTGCTGTATTATTCTTAAGCCTGAAGAAAAGGTTAAGTCAGAATATTGCATTAGTCGTTATTGGAGTCGTAAGTTTATTCGATTTATGGACCGTAAACAAGCGTTATCTAAACGACGAAAACTACGTAGACAAAATCTTTGCTGAAAATCCTTTCCAGACAGAAAGCTCAGATTTGTTGGCTGAAAAAGTTCAGGGAAATCCAAATTTAGAATCTATTTTATCTAATGTAAACATCAACAAAACATTAGAAACAATTGCTGATAAAGATAAAGCACACTACAGAATTTACAACCAGACCCTGGGAGTTACCAGTGAGACCAACACGTCTTATTTCAAGGCCTCTATTGGTGGCTACCATGCTGTAAAACTAAGAAGATATGACGACATACTGAATGAGTATATCAATACTATCGACAGCATAAAAACACCTAACATATTAAACTTACTGAATGCTAAATATATGGTTTTCGGAGGTCCGGATCAGCCACAGGTTGTACCGAATCCAAAAGCCAACGGAAATGCCTGGTTTGTAAGCGATTTAAAGTTTGTAGATACTCCTAATGAGGAAATCAAAACGATCGGACTCATTGACAATAAAAAGACAGCCGTTATTGCGTCATCTGATAAGTCATACTTCAGCAACAAACCTGTTCAGGCCGATTCTACAGCGTTTATCAACCTAACAAAATATCAGCCTAACGAACTTGAGTTTAAATCACAGTCGAAAACACCTCAATTGGCAGTTTTCTCTGAGGTTTATTATCCTCATGGATGGAAAGTTCTCGTTGATGAGCAGGAAGTTCCTTACATTAAGGCAGATTATTTACTACGTGCAGTACATGTTCCTGCAGGAAATCACCATATCAGAATGGTTTTTGAACCTGAAGTCATTGAAAAAGGAAAATGGCTTTCTCTTCTAAGCTTCGGATTATTCATTGCACTGGCTGCCTTTGGAATTTTCTGGATGAATAAGAATAAGAAAAAAGAAGCTCTGGTTGAGCAAAACGTCTAA
- a CDS encoding glycosyl transferase family 1 — MEQKKILIITYYWPPAGGPGVQRWLKFAKYLPDFGWKPIIYTPENPSYPLLDETLMKDVPENIEIVRTKIWEPYQLAEKLNKSNKKFKAGQFDVGSNQSWKSKLSIWVRGNFFIPDARVFWVKPSIQFLEKYIKENNIDTIVTSGPPHSLHLIGLGLKDKCPNLKWIADFRDPWTEISYYKHLKLTKSSDKKHRQLESAVFKNADITLATSYTDAENFRKAGANAVCITNGFDESDGSEKTKHLNNTKDQFTLSYIGVLEQLRNPENLWKALDELIKENEEFANYFSLKFVGRIDDKILQSIESTSLKNHIKNLGYLSHGKAVEEMQNSEILLMTNFPNESSKGIIPGKIFEYLASGKQILSFGPDKADVSKILQETNAGKHFSYRDSEAVKEFILEKFKLWKNGNLSENTQNIEQFSRKNLTKQLTEIL, encoded by the coding sequence ATGGAACAGAAGAAAATATTGATTATCACCTATTACTGGCCTCCTGCGGGAGGTCCTGGTGTTCAAAGATGGTTGAAGTTTGCCAAGTATCTGCCTGATTTTGGTTGGAAACCCATTATTTATACCCCTGAAAATCCAAGTTACCCATTGTTGGATGAGACATTAATGAAAGATGTTCCCGAAAACATTGAAATTGTCAGAACAAAAATCTGGGAGCCTTATCAATTGGCAGAAAAGCTTAATAAAAGCAACAAGAAATTCAAGGCCGGGCAATTTGATGTAGGCAGTAATCAAAGTTGGAAATCCAAGCTTTCCATTTGGGTAAGGGGAAACTTTTTTATTCCCGATGCAAGAGTTTTCTGGGTAAAACCATCCATCCAGTTTCTGGAAAAATATATTAAGGAAAATAATATTGATACAATTGTTACGTCCGGACCGCCTCACTCTCTTCATTTAATTGGATTAGGGCTTAAAGACAAATGTCCAAATCTTAAATGGATTGCAGACTTTCGGGATCCCTGGACGGAAATTTCCTATTATAAGCATTTAAAACTAACCAAAAGTTCAGACAAAAAACACCGCCAACTGGAAAGTGCGGTCTTCAAAAATGCAGATATTACACTGGCTACAAGTTATACGGATGCAGAAAATTTCCGCAAAGCAGGAGCCAATGCAGTTTGTATCACAAATGGATTTGATGAAAGCGATGGAAGTGAAAAGACAAAACATCTGAATAATACCAAAGATCAATTTACCTTAAGTTATATCGGGGTTTTGGAACAGCTTAGAAATCCTGAAAATCTCTGGAAAGCATTAGACGAGTTGATAAAGGAAAACGAGGAATTTGCTAATTATTTCAGCTTAAAATTTGTAGGAAGAATTGATGATAAAATCCTGCAATCCATTGAAAGTACCAGTCTGAAAAATCATATCAAAAACTTGGGTTACCTTTCCCATGGTAAAGCCGTGGAAGAAATGCAAAATTCAGAAATACTTCTGATGACCAACTTCCCGAATGAATCTTCAAAAGGTATTATTCCCGGAAAAATATTTGAATATCTGGCTTCCGGAAAGCAAATTCTTTCCTTTGGACCTGATAAGGCTGATGTATCAAAAATTCTTCAAGAAACCAATGCAGGAAAGCATTTCAGTTACCGTGATTCTGAAGCTGTGAAAGAATTTATTCTCGAAAAATTTAAGCTTTGGAAAAATGGAAATCTCTCAGAAAACACGCAAAATATTGAACAGTTTTCAAGAAAAAACCTAACGAAACAACTTACAGAAATTCTTTAA
- a CDS encoding YpdA family putative bacillithiol disulfide reductase, with the protein MEILDILIIGAGPIGLNCAIEAQKNNLTYLIIEKGTIVNSLYHYPLYMRFFSTAEKLEIDDVPFISTAPKPGRQDALEYYQGIARQKALSIHLYEKALHVSKSNDLFTIETTKGSYMAKNVVIATGFYDIPNLMNIPGEDLPKVKHYYTEPYPYARQKIVVVGSSNSSVDAALETYRKGADVTMIIRHSEISKNVKYWVKPDIENRIAEGSITAHFNSEMVEVKENSVLFKDENNQIHEIENDFVLAMTGYLPDFDFLRNSGISLNGDCLNPFYNPETMETNISNLYLAGVVCGGKDTHLWFIENSRVHAYMIINDIVSKIS; encoded by the coding sequence ATGGAAATTTTGGATATTCTCATTATAGGAGCCGGACCCATCGGTTTAAACTGCGCAATTGAGGCTCAAAAAAATAATCTGACGTATTTAATCATAGAAAAAGGTACCATTGTCAATTCTCTGTACCATTATCCTTTATATATGCGATTCTTTTCAACGGCGGAGAAATTGGAAATTGATGATGTTCCCTTTATTTCCACGGCTCCAAAACCCGGAAGACAGGATGCTTTGGAATATTATCAGGGAATTGCCAGACAAAAAGCTTTATCTATTCATCTTTATGAAAAGGCTTTACATGTATCCAAAAGCAATGATCTCTTCACCATTGAAACTACAAAAGGAAGCTATATGGCTAAAAATGTGGTGATCGCCACAGGATTCTATGATATTCCGAACCTTATGAATATTCCGGGTGAGGATCTTCCAAAAGTGAAACACTATTATACAGAACCTTATCCTTATGCAAGACAAAAAATAGTTGTTGTAGGATCCAGTAATTCATCAGTAGATGCTGCCCTTGAAACGTACAGAAAAGGAGCTGATGTAACCATGATCATTCGTCATTCTGAAATTTCAAAAAATGTGAAATATTGGGTAAAACCCGATATTGAAAACAGAATTGCCGAAGGAAGTATTACCGCTCACTTCAATTCGGAAATGGTTGAAGTAAAGGAAAATTCTGTTCTTTTTAAAGATGAAAATAATCAGATCCATGAAATAGAAAATGACTTCGTTCTGGCAATGACAGGGTATCTTCCTGATTTTGATTTTCTGAGAAATTCAGGCATTAGTCTGAATGGTGATTGCTTAAATCCGTTTTATAATCCTGAAACCATGGAAACCAATATTTCCAATTTATACCTTGCCGGTGTCGTATGCGGAGGCAAGGATACCCATCTCTGGTTCATTGAAAACTCGAGGGTGCATGCTTACATGATTATTAATGACATTGTATCTAAAATATCATAA
- the tssD gene encoding type VI secretion system tube protein TssD has product MAERNSRGILKFNNGEGQKLLKLNYSVSRATDVSGRVASDPSNALIKITVEATDKSDILESLLNGKYKPTVGEVTFNKSHEEGTLTTLKWQNGYVIQHEVDFDAVDDNSMYISFVVSAEQIDLGNSSYDGAWPS; this is encoded by the coding sequence ATGGCAGAAAGAAACTCAAGAGGAATTTTAAAATTCAACAACGGGGAAGGTCAAAAATTATTAAAGCTAAACTATAGCGTTTCAAGAGCTACAGACGTTTCCGGACGTGTAGCATCTGATCCTTCCAATGCATTGATCAAAATTACCGTAGAAGCTACTGATAAATCTGACATTCTGGAAAGTCTTCTTAACGGAAAATACAAACCAACTGTAGGTGAAGTTACATTCAACAAGTCTCACGAAGAAGGAACCTTAACAACATTAAAATGGCAAAACGGTTATGTCATCCAGCATGAAGTAGACTTCGATGCAGTGGATGATAACAGCATGTACATCAGCTTTGTTGTAAGCGCAGAGCAGATTGACCTGGGCAATTCTTCTTATGATGGGGCATGGCCATCTTAA
- a CDS encoding type VI secretion system Vgr family protein yields the protein MEGSNFSFQPNPYKAPDNADKISGNHLPGINRVVKLDIIIEGKTVKHFKHFLLQQSARRHHYFELTLAHDSLGETQNHNLEEARQFLGKRITVVFKYKDYENESPERNFVGVITKTAFSQEKMSLGNIVLKGYSPTILMDSAPHTQSFGGSQSVNTGIIADKIIKETLGSEKFDFRIDPQNKSYINYSSQYNETHYNYLARTAEAYGEQFYYDGEVLHFGKLPAPEKAVRLIFGSNATDVQIELRAVHTKPEFFGYNSSDHAKMTGSGNSIRHLGEIPAKAYEINDGIFKARSLAPAPVNANMFMDVDDSQKSAAGSAAVEVFTVSGNTTVPFLYPGCTADIEMRKPDTSETSYFTKLTITETSHKVDSRGYYTGSFEAIADGTGFMPKPDFISPNAEPQIATVISNTDPLNQGRIQVRFDWQRNPDTTHFIRMMSPDAGGTDVITQNRGFVAVPEVGDQVMVGFEYHHPDFPFAMGGMFHGQVALGGGVNNHIKSIQTRSGNKVIFNDKEGSIFIEDPSGNTYLMDGKGNITVNAPKNMIFKAGENISITAGKDISVSAGENISNSANDNITSIAGTDIVQTAAGDIRESSDSRKEMAEKDIHRQSESSQSLADKITMFSEKENMTLQSGKIIENNSADKAKLF from the coding sequence ATGGAGGGCAGTAATTTTTCATTTCAACCTAATCCTTATAAAGCACCTGATAATGCGGATAAAATCTCAGGAAATCATCTTCCGGGAATTAATCGTGTGGTAAAGCTGGATATTATCATTGAAGGAAAAACCGTTAAGCATTTTAAACATTTCCTTTTGCAGCAGAGTGCAAGGCGACATCATTATTTTGAGCTGACACTGGCTCATGATTCCCTTGGAGAAACCCAAAATCATAATCTGGAGGAAGCCCGTCAATTTTTAGGCAAACGAATAACGGTTGTTTTTAAATATAAAGATTATGAAAATGAAAGCCCTGAAAGAAATTTTGTTGGAGTGATCACCAAGACGGCATTCAGTCAGGAAAAAATGAGTCTGGGAAATATTGTTCTGAAAGGATACAGCCCTACCATTCTGATGGATTCTGCTCCTCATACTCAAAGTTTTGGCGGAAGCCAGTCTGTAAATACAGGAATTATTGCAGACAAAATTATCAAGGAAACACTGGGTTCTGAGAAATTTGATTTCAGAATAGACCCTCAAAATAAAAGCTATATTAACTATAGCTCACAATACAACGAAACTCATTACAATTATCTTGCAAGAACTGCAGAAGCCTATGGCGAACAGTTCTACTATGATGGAGAAGTCCTTCACTTTGGAAAACTTCCGGCTCCTGAAAAGGCAGTCCGGCTTATCTTTGGAAGCAATGCCACTGATGTACAGATAGAACTTAGAGCAGTACATACCAAACCTGAGTTTTTTGGATATAACAGCAGTGATCATGCGAAGATGACCGGTTCGGGAAATAGCATCAGACATTTAGGGGAAATCCCGGCAAAAGCCTATGAAATTAATGATGGCATTTTCAAAGCCCGTTCGCTTGCTCCCGCTCCTGTAAACGCCAATATGTTTATGGATGTGGATGATTCCCAGAAAAGTGCGGCAGGAAGTGCTGCTGTAGAAGTATTTACCGTTTCAGGAAATACAACGGTTCCGTTTTTATATCCCGGCTGTACTGCAGACATTGAAATGCGTAAACCGGATACCAGTGAGACTTCTTATTTCACCAAGCTAACCATCACGGAAACTTCTCATAAAGTAGATTCCAGAGGGTATTATACCGGAAGTTTTGAAGCGATAGCAGATGGAACAGGATTTATGCCTAAACCAGATTTTATATCTCCTAATGCTGAACCACAAATTGCTACTGTGATCTCAAACACTGATCCTCTTAATCAAGGAAGGATACAGGTAAGGTTTGACTGGCAAAGAAACCCGGACACCACTCATTTTATCAGAATGATGAGTCCTGATGCAGGCGGAACGGATGTTATTACCCAAAACAGAGGTTTTGTAGCTGTTCCTGAAGTGGGGGATCAGGTTATGGTAGGTTTTGAATACCACCACCCGGATTTTCCATTCGCTATGGGAGGAATGTTTCATGGCCAGGTCGCTCTTGGCGGAGGGGTAAACAATCATATTAAATCTATTCAAACCAGAAGTGGCAATAAGGTAATCTTTAATGACAAAGAAGGAAGTATTTTCATCGAAGATCCTAGTGGCAATACCTATTTGATGGATGGTAAGGGAAATATCACGGTGAATGCGCCAAAGAATATGATTTTTAAAGCAGGAGAAAACATCAGTATCACTGCCGGAAAGGATATATCGGTAAGTGCCGGAGAAAATATTTCCAATTCTGCCAACGATAATATTACTTCTATTGCAGGAACAGATATTGTACAGACCGCTGCCGGAGATATCAGAGAATCTTCTGACAGCCGAAAGGAAATGGCAGAGAAAGACATTCACAGACAGTCGGAAAGTTCCCAATCGCTGGCGGATAAAATCACCATGTTCAGTGAAAAGGAAAACATGACTCTGCAAAGCGGAAAGATCATTGAGAATAACAGTGCGGATAAAGCTAAACTATTCTAG
- a CDS encoding HET-C-related protein, with the protein MAIVKQAKNIKVAVNKDYTVQAGHINEVSNKINVESFKENLSLNSNKKVEQNGKDGGVKHQSYSPKELEIEESDYKLESTFALEQLFAFAKKDSKAMFCFWMAGIFGNDVTLDAYEQLYKAASDKKQSINPKITVAKEVPGFGATYYTGDNKKYYNHIIVSQGFIDNALKNNGYHKLLMLALVEEFGHHLDYLLRFEYSSQKGDADGDEGARFTSNMNTKYKRYFIDPFEQKNQHYATATIKGTEKKLIWDFADLHQQLKEFVDNRVDYDDHYFAGFEFFGAGLGDSMHGWGHRHIEEKALGDLPVLGGDKNPKRTQVYFGNWLRDFSQFIDPMIIRPMSNTLDKLSKEYKDKNVKSTDQEGFLEDLKKIKNELLYKNSVEGKQSRTFVFPADITFDYTSFEAQVKWESTTLAPVKMSREAVTTLVEMLGMKEFGELKKDAENDGKPQNYMKYLQDFRDQFAPVTPQLLGVYKPQEHIDNPAALRYESLAETFKSNDLGEAPHDFNHKLDPDFVKDPVDQQWEPNAEFGTKNYIRGNGSEPFPSAFTCFMDFINKSNPSTTIGRINFGAAMHILEDYYAHSNFTEIAVMKVYDPEVFPWYELPSCEEGTLKNHKASSSSNRHAAASILKKDKFKFRTLNNPELLSEAVKNYLKHNPDKTPAHYYYELGNKEYYQNKGLYYSHAACPIVQTGSFGPLDTIASIAPKINNKLFSLEIEEQEDLKPGERTFNDALVYELLKDISKAQASDTKEKNAKYKGTDDGKYAEVFKKYLTFRDFMLTEPIKTVAKLLNAFGIFDYVTQYLKVIKNIRNHFIALYAINLIDDYQTYLDNELTLMEQGTWKVNKWGPTHTQLAKDNGLQPLHHLAVDLATDAVAEFGKLFVKGTPQSLDEIRKMAGEKYFVHPMYTDWMDEKVINWCKSRYPLNKGLVKIAHEPSIILTGIQHGLHEIQELTNEIQLLNEFNPDPEQQQTFNSAYAKIPGKWHELYAKLNRIRKSKGLEEIKLGGESGYEELKKEKGYVEKNK; encoded by the coding sequence ATGGCAATTGTAAAACAGGCGAAGAACATTAAAGTAGCCGTTAATAAAGACTATACTGTACAGGCCGGACACATCAATGAGGTTTCTAATAAAATCAACGTGGAATCCTTTAAGGAAAATCTCAGTCTGAACAGCAACAAAAAAGTTGAGCAAAATGGTAAGGACGGAGGGGTAAAACATCAATCCTACTCTCCGAAAGAACTGGAAATTGAAGAAAGCGACTATAAACTGGAAAGTACTTTTGCCTTAGAACAACTTTTTGCCTTTGCAAAAAAGGACAGTAAGGCGATGTTCTGTTTTTGGATGGCGGGCATTTTCGGAAATGATGTTACTTTGGATGCCTATGAACAACTGTATAAGGCTGCAAGTGATAAAAAGCAGTCTATCAATCCAAAAATTACGGTGGCCAAAGAAGTTCCGGGTTTCGGGGCTACTTACTACACTGGCGATAATAAAAAATATTATAATCATATTATTGTATCTCAGGGATTCATAGATAATGCCCTTAAAAATAATGGCTACCACAAGCTTTTAATGTTGGCTTTGGTAGAAGAATTCGGGCATCATCTGGATTATCTCCTGAGATTTGAATATTCTTCTCAAAAAGGAGATGCTGATGGAGATGAAGGAGCAAGATTCACCTCCAATATGAATACGAAGTACAAAAGATATTTCATAGACCCTTTTGAGCAGAAAAATCAACATTATGCAACTGCTACCATTAAAGGAACTGAAAAAAAACTGATCTGGGATTTTGCAGACCTGCATCAGCAATTAAAAGAATTTGTAGATAACCGGGTAGATTATGATGATCATTACTTTGCAGGTTTTGAATTTTTTGGGGCCGGATTAGGAGACAGTATGCATGGTTGGGGACATAGACATATTGAAGAAAAGGCATTAGGGGATTTACCTGTACTGGGAGGGGATAAAAACCCCAAAAGAACTCAGGTTTATTTCGGAAACTGGCTTCGTGACTTTTCCCAGTTCATAGATCCCATGATTATACGTCCCATGTCTAATACCTTGGACAAACTGAGTAAAGAGTACAAGGATAAAAATGTTAAAAGCACAGATCAGGAAGGTTTTCTTGAGGATTTAAAGAAAATAAAAAATGAGTTATTATATAAAAATAGTGTAGAAGGGAAGCAATCAAGAACATTTGTTTTCCCTGCAGACATCACCTTTGATTATACCAGCTTCGAGGCACAGGTAAAGTGGGAATCTACCACTCTGGCTCCGGTGAAAATGAGCCGGGAAGCTGTTACTACTCTGGTAGAAATGCTGGGAATGAAAGAATTCGGTGAGCTTAAAAAGGATGCAGAAAATGATGGTAAGCCTCAGAATTACATGAAATATCTCCAGGACTTCAGAGATCAGTTTGCACCGGTTACTCCACAACTTTTAGGTGTTTATAAACCACAGGAGCATATTGATAATCCTGCCGCACTAAGATATGAGTCTCTTGCAGAAACATTCAAAAGCAATGACTTAGGAGAAGCTCCACATGATTTCAACCATAAGCTGGACCCGGATTTTGTGAAAGATCCTGTAGATCAGCAATGGGAACCCAATGCTGAATTTGGAACCAAAAACTACATCCGGGGCAATGGAAGTGAACCTTTCCCCAGTGCGTTTACCTGTTTCATGGATTTCATCAACAAATCCAATCCCAGTACGACCATAGGCAGAATTAATTTTGGAGCTGCCATGCATATTCTGGAAGATTACTATGCTCACAGTAATTTTACGGAGATCGCTGTGATGAAAGTATATGATCCTGAGGTTTTCCCATGGTATGAACTTCCGTCATGTGAAGAGGGGACTTTGAAAAACCATAAGGCAAGCAGTTCATCTAACAGACATGCTGCTGCTTCAATATTAAAAAAAGACAAGTTCAAGTTTAGAACGTTAAACAATCCTGAGCTCCTTTCCGAAGCGGTAAAAAATTATCTGAAGCACAATCCTGACAAAACACCTGCTCATTACTACTATGAATTAGGAAATAAAGAGTACTATCAGAATAAAGGATTATATTATTCCCATGCAGCATGTCCTATTGTACAGACAGGAAGTTTCGGTCCGCTAGATACCATTGCCAGTATTGCTCCTAAAATAAATAACAAGCTTTTTTCATTAGAAATAGAGGAACAGGAGGATCTAAAACCAGGTGAAAGAACTTTTAATGATGCTTTGGTATATGAATTATTAAAAGATATTTCTAAAGCACAGGCCTCAGATACAAAAGAAAAGAACGCTAAGTATAAAGGGACAGATGACGGAAAATATGCTGAAGTATTCAAAAAATACTTGACTTTCAGAGATTTTATGCTCACGGAACCTATTAAAACCGTAGCTAAACTATTGAATGCTTTTGGAATTTTCGATTATGTTACCCAATATCTGAAAGTAATTAAAAATATACGGAATCATTTCATAGCTTTATATGCCATAAATTTAATAGATGATTACCAAACGTATCTGGATAACGAGCTTACCCTAATGGAACAGGGAACCTGGAAAGTAAATAAATGGGGGCCAACCCATACCCAGTTGGCAAAGGACAATGGACTACAGCCTTTGCATCATCTTGCAGTAGACTTGGCAACTGATGCAGTGGCTGAGTTTGGAAAACTATTTGTAAAAGGAACTCCGCAAAGTTTAGATGAAATAAGAAAAATGGCTGGAGAGAAATACTTTGTTCATCCCATGTATACTGATTGGATGGATGAGAAAGTAATAAACTGGTGTAAAAGTAGATACCCCTTAAATAAAGGACTGGTAAAAATAGCACACGAGCCAAGCATTATTTTAACAGGTATTCAGCATGGATTGCATGAAATACAGGAATTAACGAATGAAATACAGTTGCTGAACGAGTTTAATCCAGATCCGGAGCAGCAGCAAACATTTAACTCGGCGTATGCCAAAATACCGGGAAAATGGCATGAACTATATGCAAAACTTAATCGTATCAGGAAATCTAAAGGCCTTGAAGAAATAAAATTAGGAGGTGAGTCCGGATATGAAGAACTGAAAAAAGAAAAAGGATATGTTGAAAAAAATAAATAA
- a CDS encoding DUF4280 domain-containing protein has translation MAEKHIVVQGALCKCQFGQAPDKLKVLTHQKEYANDKNASKKLIVTTKEIGAATFEKNTFGNCTKMGSPPPPCKIMITEWQYFYDKVQLSNGGHIILETSKAVCAIAGTPCIEIIDHGQRAEAGQQSFKNSDKDVHQQINPLVSPEEMYEKKPVNKGLDFGNQ, from the coding sequence ATGGCAGAAAAACATATCGTAGTACAGGGTGCCTTATGCAAGTGCCAGTTCGGGCAAGCTCCGGACAAACTCAAGGTACTCACGCATCAGAAAGAGTATGCCAATGACAAAAATGCCTCCAAAAAACTGATTGTAACAACAAAGGAAATAGGAGCTGCTACTTTTGAAAAAAATACATTCGGAAACTGCACCAAAATGGGAAGTCCTCCTCCGCCATGCAAAATTATGATCACCGAATGGCAGTACTTTTATGATAAGGTGCAACTTAGTAATGGTGGACATATTATTTTGGAAACCAGTAAGGCAGTCTGCGCAATAGCCGGAACTCCGTGCATTGAGATTATAGATCATGGACAAAGAGCTGAAGCAGGCCAGCAAAGTTTTAAAAATTCGGATAAGGACGTACACCAACAGATTAATCCCTTAGTAAGCCCTGAGGAAATGTATGAAAAAAAGCCGGTCAATAAAGGATTAGATTTTGGAAACCAATAA